The following DNA comes from Marinilactibacillus sp. Marseille-P9653.
AAGTAAGAGCAGCGCTGGGAAAGAACTTCATAAAGATATAACGAGTGGCCTTGTTACTAAGATGTCTTGGGCGTTTACAGTGGCTGAGGATAGTTATGACAAAGACACACGCACACGAATTATTAAGCGGATAAAAAAAGTGTACGATGTATCTGCCGTATCTATACCAGCCAACGATCAAACATCAATAAGTGTTGAATCACATCTTGACGGAGAAACACGAAAAAGAGCTAATGAAAGAAGAAGAACCAGGCTCCGATTACAAGTCAAACTTCTTGAAATGGAATTTATGTAATCAAGAAATAAAATAACAATGAAAGGAGGTGTTTAAATGCATAAGGAAATTAGATTGCGTAACAAACTAACCACTGAAGATATTACGAATGATGAATTTGTTATACGTATGCAGAAACGTTTTTTAAAAAGTGGGAAGTCTTCTTTAAGTGAAACAGAACAACGTGAGCTTAGAAAAGAGATCATGAGTAACGAAATAAACGCAGAATTAAACAATATATACGTACAGTAAGATAAACATACCAGAAGAAATTAAGGGGCTCAGACACGCTTATTTTATCGTTCAATTACATTTGTAAATAAATTATAGTTTGAGAAAACGATGAGCAAAATAATAAAGGGAGTTACTAATGAGTAGCTTCCTTTTTTTTACTGTATTAGCTCAAAGATTTTTTTGGTATACTAAAAGTAAAAGGAAACTTGATATTTAATTATATATCGGAGGGATAAACATGGAAATGGTAAGCATCAAAACCAAAACACAGCAATGGGCCTTTGCAAAAGATATCGGAAGAATCATGGGATACAAACAACCGTCGTTGCTACTCAAACGTTTCAGAGAGTTTGCTGATCAAAACCCAAATTACTTTGCACCGCATAAACCATATTTGAAACTTGAGGGTATGGACACGGTGTACGACATCTTATGTTTCGCATTCTACTTCGAGAATCGAGACTTATTAGACGCTGGCACAAGAAGTTTGAACTTTAAGAAAGACTTGCCACGTCTGAGAGAAGTCTACAAAGAAAATGAGTATTAGTGGTTAAATACGATAACAGCTCGACAGATCAAAAAGTCGGCTCAGTAATTGATTAGCTTAAATTTCAAACTAGTCGATTTCGACCAGTTTAGAAGCAACATAATAAAAGACCTCCCCAAATTTGGGGAGGTCTTAGTGATTAAATAAAATAACGCAGTTTAGAAAAAGATAATAAAAGCCCCTATTCATTTTTTAGAAAGGGGCCTAATAAGGACCTTAACTTGAAGGTCAACAAGATACACAATTTAAACGTTTGAGCTAACCTCGAACCGCTTGTGCTATAAGGCCTACAACTGGGTAGGCAACATAAGTATCATACCATAAGAGGTTTCTATGTCAACACTTTTGATAAACAAATTATATCGCAAAAATTGTTTTTAATCTAGCTTTTACCCCTGTCATATCTTCAGTTTTAACAAAACCTATAACATTTTTCAATCTTACTGTTGAAATACTTTTGACTTGTTCAGTTTTAACACAAGAGTCGAACGTTAAAAAATTATATTTTTCTTTTTTTAAAGTATAATGCGTTCTTACATGATCTCTAATGTTTTTTGTTAAAGGTATAACGATTACTTGACCCGCAGAATTGAATTTGCTATCAGAGACTATTAACACCGGTCTACTATTTGAAATTTCATAACCAAGATTTTCTCCTAACTCACACATTACAACTTGTCCCTGCCGGAAATATCTATTTTTAGCGTTGTCGCTCAAATCTTCCCAGTTACTGGATAGTATTTCTTTTCGAGGACTCCAACTTCTTAATTTTTTTATTTTTAAGTCTTTTCTCATTTTTTGCTCCTCAAAGTATGATTTCACGGGAAAATTTTAAGCCCTTTTCCATTATAATTAGGATATTTATGAATTTTCTTTTCAACGTACTCAAAATGATCGTCTACTTCTTCAGTTTTCACATATTTATGGATACTATAAGATATAATATCGCAGAGTTCTAAAGGCCAATACGACAAACTGCCGTCTCTCGTTCTTTTAGGGTTGAAGTAAACTCCTTTTATACAACTAAAATTATGTTTTTTTCTATATTCGTTACCGTTTCCCAATAAATAATTTATTTTATTAAGGACTTCTAAATTTTCTTTGAATCCTCTAGATTCCAATAAAATAGCCACGGATTTTTCTTCCCTCATAATATCTAAGCAAAATCTTTCCAACATAAATTCTACACCTAATTCATAGACAGGAAAAGGAGATGAGTACTGTGAACAGTGCTCTAACTTGTTTATAGAGGATGAGTAAATTTTAGCATCAATATTATCAATTATAAGATTTAAATCTTGGGTGAATTCTTCTGAGTTTACTAATTTTGGATTGAAAGGGCCAACTTTTTTTCTTATATCTTTGGAGTGGAGTACGATGCGCTTTCCTTTAAAAAGCCCTTTTTCCCAATATTTATTTTTTAAGTTAATTACTCTATCTCTCGTTTCTTCAAAATTTTCGAGATTATATAAAACTCCCGTTACCGTGAACCACATGTTTTCTTCATTGAAATTATGTGATAATGTTGAAGTGCCATTTTCATCTATAGCAAATAAGTAATTCACATCGCTCAAATTTTCTATGCTTGTTGGATACGTATTCCATGTCAAGTTAATCACCTCCTTAGGTATTGTACTAAATTATACTATGGCTAAACTTAATTATAAAGTCTCTATTTCATTGTATTTCAAGGAATTTATCATTATATTGATACATTAGGTTCAAAATGAATAGTTGAAAATATTTTAAGAAGCATATTTTCAACTATTATGGCAGTAAAACAAGTTCGTTGAATATAAAAAGATCCCCTCAATTTTGAGGAGATCAATCGTACGCCTATAAGTATAATTTCGCTTTTACTATGTGATAATTCTTGTGCATTTCTTGTGTCTATCTTGTACACAAGAAATGAAACTACTGAGTTCTTGATAGCTTGAATAGTCTAAAGAATAGTGCTACAAAGCTATATTGATATTTGCTGATACTGCCTAAAATATACACTTGCTCTATCCTACTGAGCTATAGAGTCAATGTTAAACGAACTCACTTATTGTACTATGGAAGTTTAATTGATACAAGTTTGCTTAAAAGACAAAGCTGTTTTTCTTGCGAAATTATCATAAGAAAAAGGGCTTTCTGCTATAATAAAAGAAAAAAGGATGATTAGATGACATTGATGAAACGGTTATTGAGTGCTTCAGCTCTGACAGTATTACTAGTAGGATGCGGAACAGATGAGGCCGATGAAACAGAACAAGTAGAACAATCTGCACAAGAAACAGAAGTAGAAACAACTACTGAAGATCAGGCGACTGAGACAGAAGTTGAAGAAGATAGTGACGATGAAGGAAGTATCGAAGTAGACAAGGGACTCTTCAGTACAGAGCTGACACTACCGGCAGAATTATCAGAGACTTTTGAACCAGATGAACTCGCTTTGGAAGAAGCGAACATCACTGAGAATGAGGATGGATCGGTTACAATAAAGATGTCTAGATCTCAACATCAAGACTTGTTGGATGAATTGAAGCAAACCATCACTGACTCAGTAGAAGAGTTAATGGCCGATGAAAATTTTCAATCTTTTAAAGATATAGAGTTCAATAACGATTTCAGTGAATTTTCTATTATTGTTGACAGAGAAGCCTATGAAGCAGGGTTTGATGGTTTTGGTATTTTTGGATTGGCGATATCAGCGCTTTACTATCAAGTGTTTGAAGGGAAAGAACCAGAAAGTTTAACATCGACATTTGAAATTCAAGACGAAGCTACCGGGGAAGTGTTCAGCACAATCGTTTATCCAGATGACTTGGAAGAGAGTTTAGATCTAGAATAATTAGGGTATTTCACTATGGAAAAGTAAGTGAATGTGATTTATAATGGAAATAAATTCAAGAGACGGAGGGTATTTATGAAGGTTTCAACGAAATGGGAAGGTAATCTAGCTTTTACAATGAACAATCATACTGGAAAAGAACTGAAAATGGATGCTGGAGAATCTGCTGGCGGAGAAGGTTCAGGCGTATCTCCAATGGAAGCTGTTCTTGGTGGCTTGGCAGGTTGTATGGGAATTGACATGTATATGATTCTTAAACCTTATCAAGAAAAATTAGAACGTATTGAAATCGAAACAGATGGAGAAAGAAATGAAGAACCACCAAAATACTTTACCAAGATTACTATCATGCTACATGTTGATGGGGATGTCCCAGCCAGTAGAGTTTGGCGCGCCATTAAACTAAGCGACCAAAAATACTGCTCTGTAGCGAATTCACTTAAAGCTGAGTTAACTTATAAACTAATTTTAAATGGAGAACAAGTAGACCAAAACTAAATGAATCCGACAGAGAACCACTTATTTAAAAGGTGGTTCTTTTTTCAACTCTATTTAATGATAGGTAGTTGCTATTTTAAATGGAAACGCTTAATATATACTGAAAGAGTCTTTATTTAGGAGGAAAAGAATTGGCAGTTATTTATGGAACAATACAATCTGAAAGACTGATGCGCAAAGTACCTTTCGCAGCGATTTTACCATCAGAAGTAAAAAAGGATGAAACAGTAGAACCATTTAAAACCCTTTATTTACTTCACGGGTGGAATGATGCATCTGATGCCTGGATTAATAATACAAGAATTGTTGAACTAGCAACGAAACATAATATTGCGGTTATCATGCCATCTGGAGAAAATAGTTTTTATGTTGATCTCAAAAATGGCAGTTACTATGGACAGTATATCGGTGAAGAACTTGTTCAGATTACTAGAAAAATGTTCAACTTATCTCAAGATTTCGAATCTACATGGATTGCCGGATTGTCAATGGGCGGATACGGTGCATTGAGAAATGGATTGTATTACAATGAAACTTTTTCGAAAATAGCTGCACTTTCTAGTAGAGTACTTCAATCTCAAGAAAAAGAACATGATCTGTCAGAGGATAACCGAATGAATCAGGCTATAAAATATATTATAGGTTCAGATACATATAAGGATATGGATAAAGACAAAGATATCTATTCTCTGATTAAAAAAGAATCCATACCGGAGCTATTCATTGCCTGCGGTACGGAAGACTTTATTTATAAGGATAGTTTAAGTCTGCACAATTATTTAAGTGAACAAAAAATCGATCATATTTACAAAGAGTCGCCCGGGGAGCATTCCTGGGATTTCTGGGATCACTATATCGAACAAGTGATTGAATGGATGGTAGGGGGCTAAAAGAAACTAGCTCAAAAATCCGCAATGAATCAGTTGCGGGTTTTTTATATATTAGATTAAAAGAAAAGGCTTGCAAAACAAATTAGTATTCTATATAATTCATTTATCGAAACGTTTCGAAAGGAAGTGGAAATGATAAATGACTACTGTCGATGCTACGTTCTTTTCAAAAAGTCTAGATAGAAAAGTGACGTATTCAGCTATCATTCCGAAAATGAATAGAGAAATGAGAATGTTTAAAACCCTTTATTTATTTCATGGATATAGCGGAGACCGAAAGGATTGGTTCTACGCAGGACAAGTTGAACAACTAGCAGAGTCATATAATATTGCCATCATTTTACCATCAGGAGAGAATAGCTATTATGTAGATCATCCAAATGGAATGAATTATGGTCAGTTTGTCGGTGAAGAGCTAATTGAAGAATCAAGAAGTCTGTTTCCTTTATCTTGTAAAAGAGAAGAGACATGGATTGCTGGATTATCAATGGGTGGTTATGGAGCTTTAAGAAATGGTCTTTACTATAGTGAAACATTTGGAAAAATCGCCGCCTTATCAAGCAGGATTATAACGAAAACATCTGAATTTGAAGAAGATCGTTATCCTGAACGAATCATGAAGGTGCTCATTGGAAGCCAGGATATTCAGGATATACCGGATAATATAGATTTATATGAATTGGCTAAACAGTCAATGTCATTACCCAATATTTACATGGCTTGCGGAACAAGTGACTTTTTGTACGAAGATAATGTAGCTTTCCACAACGAACTCAAACGCCTTAATATCAAACATGATTATATCGAAGATACAGGCGATCACAATTGGAATTTTTGGAACAAGCATATTATTTTAGCAATAGACTGGTTAACGAAAACATAAATTTTATTTAAAAGTCGAAACGTTTCGACAAATTCTATTAATTAATAATCAAACAACTAAAATTAGGAGGAAAAAATGATGAAATGGAACAAAATGATTTTAGGTACAACTTCTTTGGTCGCGATGAGTTTATTGGCTGCTTGTGGTAATAGTGGAAATGGTGACGCAGGTTCAGATGGTTCTGCAGATACATTATCAGTTTGGGTAATGGGAGATGGCGATGAAGTCACCCAACCGCTTTTCGATTCTTTCACTGACGAAACAGGCATTGAAGTTAATGCACAAAGTATTCCCTGGTCAGCTGTTCATGACCGTTTACTGACTGCTGTTGCTTCAGGTGAAGGTCCAGATGTAGTCCAAATGGGATCCACTTACATGGCTGAATTTGTTGACGCGGGTGCATTGATGGATATTACAGAATACGTTGAATCCAGCGAAGAAATCAGCCCTGATAACTTTTTCGAAGGGAACGTTGAGACGACAATCTTTGACGACAATTACTATGCTGTTCCTTGGTATACAGAAACTAGAGCGCTTTACTATAGAACGGATTTATTAGAAGAAGTAGGTTATCCAGAAGGACCGGCGACTTGGGAAGAACTATCTGATGCAGCAATTAAGTTGTCTGAACGTGGAGATAACTACTATGGCTTTAGTATTCCAATCAATGAGCAGACTTTTGGACCAATGTTCGCAAAACAAAATGGTTCACCGATCATTGATGAAG
Coding sequences within:
- a CDS encoding sugar ABC transporter substrate-binding protein; this translates as MKWNKMILGTTSLVAMSLLAACGNSGNGDAGSDGSADTLSVWVMGDGDEVTQPLFDSFTDETGIEVNAQSIPWSAVHDRLLTAVASGEGPDVVQMGSTYMAEFVDAGALMDITEYVESSEEISPDNFFEGNVETTIFDDNYYAVPWYTETRALYYRTDLLEEVGYPEGPATWEELSDAAIKLSERGDNYYGFSIPINEQTFGPMFAKQNGSPIIDEEGKAVMNEPEFVEAIEYLDGFIESGASPSQDLGIEISQSFGGEGINPMFISGPWMITAIKDQTTDIEGKWAVRTLPEGPVSNVSNTGGANLAVWNNSDHAEEAIQLIEHLTNTDSMLTYYENSSSLPARIATWDEEPFQDENVAVFGEQLENSEHMPVIEEWDRVSQAYISSFEQIIVGGADVQETMDNLNQEVQTILD
- a CDS encoding alpha/beta hydrolase family protein, with translation MAVIYGTIQSERLMRKVPFAAILPSEVKKDETVEPFKTLYLLHGWNDASDAWINNTRIVELATKHNIAVIMPSGENSFYVDLKNGSYYGQYIGEELVQITRKMFNLSQDFESTWIAGLSMGGYGALRNGLYYNETFSKIAALSSRVLQSQEKEHDLSEDNRMNQAIKYIIGSDTYKDMDKDKDIYSLIKKESIPELFIACGTEDFIYKDSLSLHNYLSEQKIDHIYKESPGEHSWDFWDHYIEQVIEWMVGG
- a CDS encoding type II toxin-antitoxin system PemK/MazF family toxin codes for the protein MRKDLKIKKLRSWSPRKEILSSNWEDLSDNAKNRYFRQGQVVMCELGENLGYEISNSRPVLIVSDSKFNSAGQVIVIPLTKNIRDHVRTHYTLKKEKYNFLTFDSCVKTEQVKSISTVRLKNVIGFVKTEDMTGVKARLKTIFAI
- a CDS encoding OsmC family protein, which codes for MKVSTKWEGNLAFTMNNHTGKELKMDAGESAGGEGSGVSPMEAVLGGLAGCMGIDMYMILKPYQEKLERIEIETDGERNEEPPKYFTKITIMLHVDGDVPASRVWRAIKLSDQKYCSVANSLKAELTYKLILNGEQVDQN
- a CDS encoding alpha/beta hydrolase family protein; this translates as MTTVDATFFSKSLDRKVTYSAIIPKMNREMRMFKTLYLFHGYSGDRKDWFYAGQVEQLAESYNIAIILPSGENSYYVDHPNGMNYGQFVGEELIEESRSLFPLSCKREETWIAGLSMGGYGALRNGLYYSETFGKIAALSSRIITKTSEFEEDRYPERIMKVLIGSQDIQDIPDNIDLYELAKQSMSLPNIYMACGTSDFLYEDNVAFHNELKRLNIKHDYIEDTGDHNWNFWNKHIILAIDWLTKT